The following are encoded together in the Drosophila sechellia strain sech25 chromosome 3R, ASM438219v1, whole genome shotgun sequence genome:
- the LOC116801767 gene encoding uncharacterized protein LOC116801767 isoform X1 gives MNIMLPLQISAKTEKEAPCTKDPKEIEAKPSENMESAPKTILEDKKHKDPKEIEVKPAENMESAPKTIVEDKKHMEQMLAVSTIPLRLDHQIQCIKTIQQELLKLHLKQVMLLDGCTELLHELNAVQPTNENEEIKVLETFREVKSKLSGVFEHYLPAQLSILKQESKISQMPADVIPK, from the exons ATGAACATaatg CTTCCCTTACAGATTTCAGCTAAAACCGAGAAGGAAGCTCCGTGCACTAAAGATCCCAAGGAGATTGAAGCAAAACCGTCTGAAAACATGGAAAGTGCTCCTAAGACGATCTTGGAGGATAAAAAGCACAAAGATCCCAAGGAGATTGAAGTAAAACCTGCTGAAAACATGGAAAGTGCTCCTAAGACGATCGTGGAGGATAAAAAGCACATGGAGCAAATGTTGGCCGTTTCGACAATTCCACTGCGCTTGGACCACCAAATCCAGTGCATCAAGACCATTCAGCAGGAGCTGCTTAAGCTTCACCTGAAGCAGGTGATGCTCCTCGACGGCTGCACCGAATTACTGCATGAACTTAATGCCGTGCAGCCCACTAATGAGAACGAGGAGATAAAAGTGTTGGAAACATTTCGTGAGGTCAAGTCGAAGCTATCGGGGGTATTTGAACACTACCTTCCCGCCCAGCTAAGCATACTGAAGCAGGAATCGAAGATATCACAAATGCCCGCCGATGTAATtccaaaataa
- the LOC6606204 gene encoding uncharacterized protein LOC6606204, whose product MDQSKKFLQNVAHIAGQLDLNRLERTTMAYKRLCVELESMSNEVTPAVTPPTSASGSPPTAVSPNGLRASASEFVPQVPLTSDRIPIELGNDEQDDDSDDDGYDEERKRAPKPSIYGLRFYNHHYEADDVSENQLEAEKKRKLGYRTPKFRPNQPTCRSSKSETDCIPTAKPPPELANGQPHFKGPYMPLLQHRIANAEAYGLIQGSDERNSMLMDDMVKQLARLDKCPVNLSSLFPKKGDPKPEP is encoded by the exons ATGGATCAAAGTAAAAAATTCCTCCAGAACGTGGCCCATATCGCTGGCCAATTGGATCTCAACCGCTTGGAAAGAACCACGATGGCCTACAAACGTTTATGTGTGGAACTGGAGTCCATGAGCAATGAGGTGACTCCAGCCGTTACTCCTCCGACTTCGGCTTCTGGTTCTCCGCCGACCGCCGTCTCCCCTAATGGACTCCGAGCAAGTGCCTCAGAATTCGTGCCCCAAGTGCCGCTGACCAGTGACCGGATTCCCATTGAATTGGGCAATGATGAACAGGATGATGATTCGGATGACGACGGCTACGATGAGGAGCGCAAGAGAGCT CCAAAGCCCTCAATCTACGGCCTCCGGTTTTATAACCATCACTACGAGGCCGACGACGTGAGCGAAAATCAGTTGGAGGCGGAAAAGAAGCGAAAGTTGGGCTATAGGACTCCAAAGTTTCGGCCAAACCAGCCGACTTGTCGTTCTTCAAAGTCGGAAACGGACTGCATTCCCACTGCGAAGCCTCCGCCGGAATTGGCCAATGGACAGCCACATTTCAAAGGACCCTACATGCCACTTCTGCAGCACAGAATCGCCAACGCAGAGGCCTACGGGCTCATTCAGGGTTCCGACGAGCGGAACAGCATGCTCATGGATGACATGGTCAAGCAACTGGCCCGCCTGGACAAATGTCCCGTCAATCTGAGTTCACTTTTTCCGAAAAAAGGTGACCCGAAACCAGAACCCTAG
- the LOC6606200 gene encoding probable ATP-dependent RNA helicase spindle-E, giving the protein MDQEVMDFFDFSKELNRVPGAPQGYISSDPWLMATESKSSEVPNRETIGTDYVTKIVAKEKCRLNRTLLEYQPQGKRNRTLDDLDTDDEAEETEIRRDDEYYKKFRFNLNRDKNLSIYAKREEILAAINAHPVIIIKGETGCGKTTQVPQYILDEAYKSGKYCNIVVTQPRRIAAISIANRVCQEREWQQNTVCSFQVGLHRPNSLEDTRLLYCTTGVLLNNLINNKTLTHYTHIVLDEVHERDQNMDFLLIVVRRLLATNSRHVKIILMSATIDAKELSDYFATTNSIPPVITTNHGRKHSIEKFYRDQLGSIIWNEEDVGDQHVPEINKHGYRAAVKIIVIIDNMERKAAIQSRLSYDETLRYGAVLIFLPGIYEIDTMAENITCMLENDRNIKVLIVRCFSLMTPENQRDVFNPPPPGFRKIILATNIAESSITVPDVSYVIDFCLTKVKVTDTASSFSSLRLTWASKANCRQRAGRVGRLRSGRVYRMVNKHFYQREMAEFGIPEMLRLPLQNSVLKAKVLNMGSPMEILALALSPPNLSDIQNTILLLKEVGALYLTVDGVYDALDGDLTYWGTIMARLPLDTRQSRLIILGYIFNMLEEAIIIAAGLSTNGLFAHDGGRTQLGDSFWMHYIFADGSGSDLVAIWRVYLTYLSLVEIGHDQESAIRWAKRFHVSLRSLKEIHLLVQELRVRCMHLGLIPFSVNPSQMMDDREKAIMLKVIIAGAFYPNYFTRSKDTCADTDRNIYQTISGHDPCRTVYFTNFKPAYMGELYTRRIKELFQEVRIPPENMDVTFQEGSQKVFVTFKQDDWIADSSKFVPVSGRVQSEVYKAVMMRQNRLERPIHIMNPSAFMSYVQQRGIGDVIEGRWIPPTKPLNVELLALPSVFDKTISGLITCIVSCGKFFFQPQSFAECIGNMSEIFNAPQQLRNYVNNAGDITKGMMVLAKRDSYFQRATVIRPENQSNRQPMFYVRFIDYGDCALLSMQQMRLMPRELTEQYGDLPPRVFECRLAMVQPSSMVSGNNRWSTAANDMLRSVAKSGLIDIEVYSLFNNVAAVLIYMRDGIINDKLVELMLCRRSDEDYMSRKDHDFRLRRQESARYLSSAQRQQINEEYMRSCQLPEDHDLRPPPPEKCKTVVILKGPYSPLECTMQCITRVGSSKRVNIDHLSVNALLLDADPQDHHDHLIVAHEIAENRNGHTLTARGTTLMPNVQGFGALMVMLFSPTMQLKCNREGTSYVSVLGGLGCDPETNEPYFPEHDVLINLDVNILEDDVILINQIRYYIDSVFFNFKDENNPAVSANERVSIYTQLRSIINRLLCKDRRYIERNMSNADFEWETHPDLPPPNEPFGKRAIFPMHSLTELQEEDTGRLVQLRENCSMLHKWRNVEGTLPHMTCKLCNQLLDSVPQLRLHLLTILHRDREKQIDYCNQ; this is encoded by the exons ATGGATCAGGAAGTTATGGATTTCTTCGACTTCTCAAAGGAGTTGAACCGCGTGCCCGGCGCCCCGCAAGGCTACATCAGCAGCGATCCGTGGCTTATGGCCACGGAGTCCAAATCCTCCGAAGTGCCCAACCGCGAGACGATCGGCACCGACTATGTCACCAAAATCGTCGCAAAGGAAAAGTGTCGCCTGAACAGG ACGCTGCTCGAATACCAGCCTCAAGGCAAACGCAATCGAACGCTGGACGATTTGGACACCGACGATGAGGCGGAAGAGACCGAAATTAGGCGGGATGACGAGTACTACAAAAAGTTCAGATTCAATCTGAATCGCGACAAGAACTTGTCCATCTACGCCAAGCGGGAGGAAATATTGGCGGCCATCAATGCTCATCCGGTAATCATTATCAAGGGCGAAACAGGATGTGGCAAGACCACGCAG GTGCCCCAATACATTTTGGACGAGGCCTATAAAAGCGGTAAATACTGCAACATTGTGGTGACTCAACCCCGGCGCATAGCTGCCATCTCCATAGCGAATAGAGTTTGCCAGGAGCGCGAGTGGCAGCAGAACACGGTGTGCAGCTTCCAGGTGGGCCTGCACCGGCCGAACTCGTTGGAGGACACTCGTCTGTTGTACTGCACCACGGGGGTGCTGctgaataatttaattaacaacAAGACGTTGACCCACTACACCCACATTGTGCTGGACGAGGTGCACGAAAGAGACCAGAACATGGATTTTCTGCTGATCGTGGTGCGTCGCTTGCTGGCCACCAACTCGCGGCATGTGAAGATTATCCTGATGTCGGCCACCATCGATGCCAAGGAACTGTCCGATTACTTTGCCACCACTAACTCAATTCCGCCGGTGATCACCACCAATCATGGACGTAAGCACTCGATCGAGAAGTTCTACCGTGACCAGCTCGGCAGCATTATTTGGAATGAGGAAGATGTGGGCGACCAGCACGTTCCAGAAATCAACAAACATGGCTACAGGGCGGCTGTAAAGATTATAGTGATTATTGACAACATGGAACGGAAGGCTGCAATCCAGTCGCGGCTGAGCTACGACGAGACCCTGCGCTATGGAGCTGTGCTCATCTTTCTGCCAGGCATCTACGAAATCGACACGATGGCAGAAAACATAACTTGTATGCTGGAAAACGA CCGTAACATTAAAGTCTTAATTGTTCGCTGCTTTTCGTTAATGACACCGGAAAATCAACGGGATGTCTTCAATCCCCCGCCTCCCGGTTTCCGCAAGATCATCCTGGCCACAAACATTGCTGAGAGCTCCATCACGGTGCCAGATGTCTCATACGTTATTGACTTTTGTCTCACCAAAGTAAAGGTAACCGATACGGCTAGCAGCTTCTCTTCGCTCCGCTTAACCTGGGCCTCCAAAGCCAATTGTCGTCAGCGTGCCGGTCGCGTTGGTCGTCTTCGTAGTGGACGCGTTTACCGTATGGTTAATAAACACTTCTACCAGAGGGAAATGGCCGAGTTTGGAATACCAGAAATGTTGCGCTTGCCCTTGCAAAACTCGGTGCTCAAGGCCAAAGTGCTGAATATGGGATCACCGATGGAAATCTTGGCATTGGCCCTATCTCCGCCTAATCTGTCGGACATACAGAATACCATATTGCTTCTGAAAGAGGTGGGTGCTCTGTACTTAACAGTAGACGGCGTCTACGACGCGTTGGATGGCGATCTCACCTACTGGGGCACAATCATGGCTCGGCTGCCGTTGGACACACGTCAGTCCCGGCTCATCATATTGggttatatttttaacatgCTAGAAGAAGCTATTATCATAG CTGCTGGATTATCGACGAATGGCTTGTTTGCGCACGACGGTGGTAGGACTCAATTAGGCGATTCATTTTGGATGCACTACATCTTCGCCGATGGATCTGGCTCCGACTTGGTGGCCATTTGGCGCGTGTATCTG ACATATTTGAGCTTGGTGGAAATTGGTCACGACCAAGAGTCCGCTATTCGTTGGGCCAAACGTTTCCACGTCTCTTTGCGGTCACTTAAGGAGATACACTTGTTGGTGCAGGAACTGCGTGTGCGATGCATGCATCTCGGTCTGATTCCGTTTTCAGTTAATCCTAGCCAGATGATGGACGATCGTGAAAAAGCGATCATGCTCAAAGTGATCATCGCCGGTGCCTTCTACCCAAACTACTTTACGCGTTCCAAAGATACGTGTGCTGACACAGATCGCAATATATACCAGACAATATCGGGCCACGATCCCTGCCGCACCGTATATTTTACCAACTTTAAGCCTGCCTACATGGGCGAGTTGTACACTAGGCGCATTAAGGAGCTCTTTCAGGAGGTCAGGATTCCGCCAGAAAACATGGACGTTACCTTTCAAGAGGGTTCGCAAAAGGTTTTTGTCACATTCAAACAGGATGACTGGATTGCAGATTCATCTAAGTTTGTTCCTGTGTCGGGCCGAGTTCAAAGTGAAGTGTACAAGGCAGTTATGATGCGACAAAATCGTTTGGAACGACCAATACACATAATGAA TCCGAGTGCATTTATGAGCTACGTACAGCAGCGAGGGATTGGAGATGTGATTGAGGGTCGTTGGATTCCACCCACAAAGCCTTTAAACGTCGAGCTTCTTGCGCTGCCATCAGTCTTCGACAAAACTATTTCAGGGTTGATTACTTGC ATCGTCAGCTGTGgcaagtttttttttcaaccCCAATCTTTTGCAGAATGCATTGGAAATATGTCTGAAATCTTCAATGCTCCACAGCAACTTAGAAATTACGTAAATAACGCGGGTGACATCACAAAGGGCATGATGGTGCTGGCCAAACGCGATAGTTATTTCCAGCGCGCCACAGTGATCCGACCAGAGAATCAGAGCAATCGCCAACCAATGTTCTACGTGCGCTTCATCGACTATGGTGACTGCGCCTTGCTGTCCATGCAGCAAATGCGTTTGATGCCGAGAGAGCTGACTGAACAGTACGGCGACCTTCCGCCACGTGTTTTTGAGTGCAGGCTGGCAATGGTTCAGCCCTCTTCAATGGTCAGTGGAAACAACCGGTGGTCCACTGCGGCTAATGATATGCTCCGTTCAGTGGCCAAAAGCGGTCTCATTGATATCGAGGTGTATTCGCTGTTCAATAATGTAGCAGCTGTTCTCATTTACATGAGAGATGGCATAATTAACGATAAGCTAGTAGAGCTTATGCTGTGTCGTCGATCCGACGAAGATTATATGTCTAGAAAGGATCATGATTTCCGCTTGCGACGTCAAGAATCTGCCCGGTACTTGAGCTCGGCGCAGCGTCAGCAGATCAATGAGGAATACATGCGATCCTGTCAGCTGCCGGAAGACCACGACCTACGACCGCCTCCGCCTGAAAAGTGCAAGACCGTTGTAATTTTGAAAGGACCCTATAGTCCTTTGGAATGTACCATGCAGTGCATTACTCGTGTGGGCTCAAGTAAACGGGTGAATATAGACCATTTGTCCGTTAATGCACTTCTCCTGGACGCTGATCCTCAAGATCACCACGATCATTTAATAGTGGCCCACGAAATCGCGGAGAATAGAAACGGGCACACACTGACAGCCCGTGGAACCACCCTGATGCCCAATGTGCAGGGATTCGGTGCTCTAATGGTTATGCTATTTAGTCCCACCATGCAACTTAAATGCAATAGAGAAGGCACATCGTATGTCTCTGTTCTGGGAGGATTGGGTTGTGACCCGGAAACAAACGAGCCCTACTTCCCAGAGCATGACGTGTTGATTAATCTGGATGTCAACATTCTCGAAGATGATGTGATTCTG attaATCAAATTCGCTACTATATAGATAGTGTCTTCTTCAACTTTAAGGATGAAAACAATCCAGCGGTCAGCGCAAATGAACGTGTTTCCATATACActcagctgcgcagcattatAAATAG GCTCCTTTGCAAGGATCGCAGATACATCGAAAGAAATATGAGCAATGCGGATTTTGAATGGGAAACCCATCCCGATCTACCACCTCCGAATGAACCTTTTGGGAAGAGGGCCATATTCCCGATGCACTCACTTACTGAGCTCCAAGAGGAAGACACGGGTCGCTTGGTGCAACTGAGAGAGAACTGCAGCATGTTGCACAAGTGGCGCAACGT CGAAGGCACTTTACCGCATATGACTTGCAAACTGTGCAATCAGTTGTTGGATTCGGTTCCCCAGCTCCGTTTGCATCTCCTGACCATATTGCATCGTGATCGCGAAAAGCAAATCGACTATTGCAACCAATAG
- the LOC6606201 gene encoding uncharacterized protein LOC6606201: MELNIFDDCWELVQRFQRLVNDGENCEFEVFCRCWREMQLQHLFTAQTNHTEVIATTLAALHVAKRLSCSRRTTGDVFPASRAQRIGGFFLLYVIYYKQPTHNFIKIEVSPRTWQELTDYALDLRKDSPERKDTHQIAYMLWRLTQEQAFRFTALDYCQGLDNLVDYDRVETIAGAKEQRQSALMQKQQRANGVSLTYELEGLRALDQASQPLCELEAAYNAQKKQLATGHEHALPPSQIFGHLREVFADIQSVLGARKSTPDEECPTTSTGNQLEVRQKVRNKAMYGVEQREPQHQADELEVQLEVNESYQRRTSSVTVFQRDLPEDLQQEYEMIEFSDDEEREVGESEVTEEEFRAILDS, translated from the coding sequence ATGGAGTTGAATATCTTCGACGACTGCTGGGAGCTGGTGCAACGATTTCAGCGATTGGTCAACGATGGCGAAAACTGCGAGTTCGAGGTGTTCTGCCGGTGCTGGCGAgaaatgcagctgcagcaccTATTCACAGCCCAAACGAACCACACAGAGGTGATAGCCACCACTCTGGCGGCCCTGCATGTGGCCAAGCGGCTGTCGTGCTCCCGACGCACCACCGGGGACGTTTTTCCGGCATCTCGCGCTCAAAGGATCGGAGGTTTCTTTCTGCTCTACGTAATCTACTACAAGCAGCCCACCCACAACTTTATTAAGATCGAGGTCTCACCGCGCACTTGGCAAGAACTAACGGACTACGCTCTAGATCTGCGCAAGGATAGCCCGGAGCGGAAGGACACCCATCAGATCGCCTACATGCTGTGGCGCCTGACCCAGGAGCAGGCCTTCCGCTTCACAGCGCTCGACTATTGCCAGGGTTTGGACAATCTGGTGGACTACGACCGTGTTGAGACCATAGCGGGTGCCAAGGAACAGAGGCAGAGTGCCTTGATGCAGAAGCAACAGCGTGCAAACGGCGTCAGTCTCACATATGAACTGGAGGGTCTGCGAGCACTGGACCAAGCAAGTCAGCCATTGTGTGAACTGGAAGCGGCATACAATGCCCAAAAGAAGCAATTGGCGACTGGTCATGAGCACGCTTTGCCGCCCTCTCAAATATTCGGCCATTTGCGAGAAGTGTTTGCCGATATCCAAAGTGTTCTAGGAGCTAGGAAGAGTACTCCAGATGAGGAATGTCCTACAACATCTACAGGCAACCAGTTGGAAGTGCGTCAAAAAGTGCGGAACAAGGCCATGTACGGCGTCGAGCAACGGGAGCCGCAACACCAGGCGGATGAACTAGAAGTGCAGCTGGAGGTCAACGAGTCTTATCAACGCCGCACGTCCTCGGTCACCGTTTTCCAGAGGGATCTTCCAGAAGACTTGCAGCAAGAGTATGAAATGATTGAGTTTAGTGACGACGAGGAAAGGGAAGTGGGTGAAAGCGAGGTCACGGAAGAAGAATTCAGAGCTATTTTGGATAGTTAA
- the LOC6606202 gene encoding NADH-ubiquinone oxidoreductase subunit 8 translates to MSLTMRIFTASRNGQRLFGSHGARLLAAQRAEPKDIVEVPKGYVYVNNKELSMEFADITDRAASTMFFGELFRGFAVTLAHIFKEPATINYPFEKGPLSPRFRGEHALRRYPSGEERCIACKLCEAICPAQAITIEAEERADGSRRTTRYDIDMTKCIYCGFCQEACPVDAIVEGPNFEFSTETHEELLYNKEKLLCNGDKWESEIASNLQADHLYR, encoded by the exons ATGTCGCTAACTATGCGAATTTTCACCGCATCGCGCAACG GACAGCGCCTGTTTGGCAGCCATGGCGCCCGTCTGCTGGCCGCCCAGCGAGCAGAACCCAAAGATATCGTCGAAGTTCCCAAGGGCTATGTGTATGTAAACAACAAGGAGCTGAGCATGGAGTTTGCCGACATCACGGACCGTGCTGCATCCACCATGTTCTTCGGCGAACTCTTCCGTGGATTTGCCGTCACCCTGGCGCACATCTTCAAGGAACCGGCCACTATCAACTATCCCTTTGAAAAGGGACCACTGAGCCCGCGATTCCGCGGAGAACATGCCCTTCGTCGTTATCCCAGTGGAGAGGAGCGCTGCATCGCTTGCAAGCTATGCGAGGCTATTTGCCCCGCGCAGGCGATCACCATCGAGGCCGAGGAGCGCGCGGATGGCAGCAGACGTACCACACGCTACGATATCGACATGACCAAGTGCATCTACTGCGGATTCTGTCAG GAAGCCTGTCCCGTGGACGCCATCGTCGAGGGACCCAACTTCGAGTTCTCCACGGAGACGCACGAGGAGCTGCTGTACAACAAGGAGAAGCTTCTGTGCAACGGCGACAAGTGGGAGTCCGAGATTGCCTCTAACTTGCAGGCCGACCATCTCTATCGTTAA
- the LOC6606203 gene encoding actin-related protein 2/3 complex subunit 3, giving the protein MPAYHSQIKEVRQQVGNMAILPLRTQVRGPAPSANIESDIIDESLYYFKANVFFRTYEIKSDVDRVLIYVTLYITECLKKLNRSTSKAQGQQDMYSLAISKFDIPGDAGFPLNAVYAKPQTAQDADLMRQYLLQLRHETGNRVLEKVFNTEDGKPNKWWTCFAKKKFMEKSLAGPGQ; this is encoded by the exons ATGCCG GCCTACCACTCGCAGATCAAGGAAGTTCGCCAGCAGGTGGGCAACATGGCCATCCTGCCGCTGAGGACACAGGTGCGCGGGCCAGCGCCCAGTGCGAATATTGAAAGCGACATCATCGATGAGTCACTGTACTACTTCAAAGCCAATGTGTTCTTTCGCACGTACGAAATCAAG TCCGACGTGGATCGTGTGCTCATCTATGTGACGCTCTACATAACTGAGTGCCTCAAGAAGCTCAATCGCTCCACGAGCAAGGCCCAGGGACAGCAGGACATGTACAGCCTGGCCATCTCCAAGTTCGACATTCCCGGCGATGCTGGCTTCCCATTGAACGCCGTCTATGCCAAGCCGCAAACGGCCCAGGATGCGGATCTGATGCGCCAGTACCTGCTGCAGCTGCGCCACGAAACCGGCAACCGGGTACTGGAGAAGGTCTTCAACACCGAGGATGGCAAGCCCAACAAATGGTGGACCTGCTTCGCGAAGAAGAAGTTCATGGAGAAGAGTCTGGCTGGACCTGGACAATAA
- the LOC6606199 gene encoding arginine kinase produces the protein MTSIESKRVQYRKYLERAGVIDALSKALIKLYEEQNKPEDAIRFVRKFMCESCPDDAQYDVMKNDLEEAKTHISKLEQELERLRGQIKKSPEEYQELTTEGYKSLMDDEENVSSLLRKYLTPELLEEYMLVTTPAPVDAYLYDCAVSGFEHHDAPVGIFAADADSYDVFNKLFDPIIKDYHGQMDNENDVLQKDPDFGNVDEIENLDPERKYILSARIRVARNIEGLPFFPKLTEKQFIEVEEKVRSATETMDGELVGSYLTMADIDAETQAEMVKRHILFQRGDEKLTTAGCYRFWPTGRGVYHNPAETFLIWVNRQDHVHIMSMAQCGDLGDVYNRLVNGLTELEKTLAFARHPRYGNLTACPTNLGTTLRASVHIRLPLLSKDPDRLIALAEELQLQVRGTDGGELATVEDGVMDISNKRKLGFTEFELVKTLQDGVVALINAEEELEIAGQEG, from the exons ATGACTTCG ATCGAATCAAAACGCGTCCAATATCGAAAGTATTTGGAACGCGCCGGAGTCATCGATGCCTTAAGCAAGGCTCTGATTAAGCTTTACGAGGAGCAGAATAAGCCGGAGGATGCCATTCGCTTTGTACGCAAGTTTATGTGCGAGAGCTGCCCGGACGATGCCCAGTACGATGTAATGAAGAACGACCTCGAGGAGGCCAAGACCCACATATCgaagctggagcaggagctaGAACGGCTACGcggacaaat CAAAAAGTCACCGGAGGAGTACCAGGAGCTCACTACTGAGGGCTACAAATCGCTCATGGATGATGAGGAGAACGTGAGCTCACTGCTGCGTAAGTACCTGACTCCGGAATTGCTGGAGGAGTACATGCTGGTCACCACCCCTGCGCCGGTGGATGCCTACCTATACGATTGCGCCGTCTCCGGATTCGAGCATCACGACGCGCCCGTGGGCATTTTCGCGGCAGATGCCGACAGCTACGACGTGTTCAACAAGCTCTTTGATCCGATCATAAAGGACTATCATGGCCAGATGGACAACGAGAACGATGTGCTGCAGAAGGACCCAGACTTTGGCAACGTGGACGAGATCGAGAACTTGGATCCGGAGCGCAAGTACATTCTGTCCGCACGAATCAGAGTGGCTCGCAATATCGAAGGCCTGCCCTTCTTCCCCAAACTGACCGAGAAGCAGTTCATAGAGGTGGAGGAGAAGGTGCGTTCGGCCACGGAGACAATGGATGGCGAGCTGGTTGGCTCCTACCTGACAATGGCGGACATCGATGCTGAGACCCAGGCCGAGATGGTCAAGAGACATATATTATTTCAGCGCGGCGATGAGAAGCTGACCACAGCCGGCTGCTATCGTTTCTGGCCAACTGGTCGTGGTGTCTACCACAATCCCGCCGAGACCTTCCTGATCTGGGTGAATCGTCAGGACCATGTGCACATTATGTCCATGGCGCAGTGCGGCGACTTGGGCGATGTTTACAATCGCCTTGTCAACGGTCTAACCGAACTGGAGAAGACGTTGGCCTTTGCCCGGCATCCGCGTTACGGAAACCTTACGGCCTGCCCCACCAATTTGGGCACCACCCTGCGCGCTTCGGTGCACATCCGTCTGCCGCTACTCAGCAAGGACCCCGACCGTCTAATCGCCCTCGCCgaggaactgcagctgcaggTACGCGGCACCGATGGCGGCGAGCTGGCCACCGTGGAAGATGGTGTCATGGACATATCAAATAAGAGGAAGCTTGGTTTCACCGAGTTCGAACTGGTCAAAACACTGCAGGATGGCGTTGTGGCCCTGATTAACGCAGAGGAAGAGCTCGAAATAGCCGGACAGGAGGGTTAG
- the LOC116801767 gene encoding uncharacterized protein LOC116801767 isoform X2: MNIMISAKTEKEAPCTKDPKEIEAKPSENMESAPKTILEDKKHKDPKEIEVKPAENMESAPKTIVEDKKHMEQMLAVSTIPLRLDHQIQCIKTIQQELLKLHLKQVMLLDGCTELLHELNAVQPTNENEEIKVLETFREVKSKLSGVFEHYLPAQLSILKQESKISQMPADVIPK, encoded by the exons ATGAACATaatg ATTTCAGCTAAAACCGAGAAGGAAGCTCCGTGCACTAAAGATCCCAAGGAGATTGAAGCAAAACCGTCTGAAAACATGGAAAGTGCTCCTAAGACGATCTTGGAGGATAAAAAGCACAAAGATCCCAAGGAGATTGAAGTAAAACCTGCTGAAAACATGGAAAGTGCTCCTAAGACGATCGTGGAGGATAAAAAGCACATGGAGCAAATGTTGGCCGTTTCGACAATTCCACTGCGCTTGGACCACCAAATCCAGTGCATCAAGACCATTCAGCAGGAGCTGCTTAAGCTTCACCTGAAGCAGGTGATGCTCCTCGACGGCTGCACCGAATTACTGCATGAACTTAATGCCGTGCAGCCCACTAATGAGAACGAGGAGATAAAAGTGTTGGAAACATTTCGTGAGGTCAAGTCGAAGCTATCGGGGGTATTTGAACACTACCTTCCCGCCCAGCTAAGCATACTGAAGCAGGAATCGAAGATATCACAAATGCCCGCCGATGTAATtccaaaataa